In the Oscillospiraceae bacterium genome, GCGAGATGATGACGATGCCGATCACCATACCCAGGACACGGCGCACAGTAGGACGTTCCGTTTTCATGGTTTTCTCCAGCTTTCCTTATTAGACTATAAATGCAGAGGGTTGTATCCAGTGTAACACGTCGTGCAGCGCGGGTCAACCGTTGCGGCGGCTGCAGGTGCGCATGCCATTGACGCCCGCACCCAGGAACATCACGTTGATGCTGACATTCAGCCACAGGATGACCAGGATGATCGAGGTCAGGGAGCCGTAAATATAGGACAGCTTCCAGGATGTGCGAATATAATAGGTGAAGATCGAGGAGAAAACGAACCAGACAACAGCCGTAAACAGCGCCCCGGGCAGCTGGTCCCGCATACGGCGGCGGCCGCCCGGCACGAAGGTGTAGATCAGGACAAAAGTCAGGATGGACAGCCCGAAGGCCGCCAGCGCACTGAAGCTGACCAAACTGTGCAGCCTGAGAAACAGATGGCTCTGGGACAGCCAGGGCAGCAGGCTCAACGCCCAATGCAGCAGGGGGCTGAGGTTCTGGCAGAACAGCACGATCAGCAGCAGCCACAAAAACGCGAAGGTGTACACTACCGCCCACAGCCGGTCGAGCATCGTGCGGCGGGAGCCGGGGGTCAACTTTTGCAGGCCCTTCTGGATGGCTGCCATGCCGCTGGACGCCGACACCAGTGTGGTAATAACGGCCAGCGATGCCACAAAGGTGTTGGAGTTCTCGTTCATGCTGGTGATAAGGCCGGCGATGGTATCACGAATGACCGGAAGATCCGGCAGAAAACGGAAAAACAGCTCGACTACGCTGTCCACCGTAAAGCCCGGCAGGGTGTTGACCACCACCAGCAGCCACATCAGCAGCGGAAAAAACGCCGTGAGCAGGAAAAGCGTGGCGTGCCCGGCGTAGACCGTCATGTCCTGGGCCATGTACTGCTGCAGCAGGGTGATGGCGGGCTGCAGTTTTTTCTTCATGCTTCCACCCCCGGGCACAGGCCGCGCATGGCGTTGTGGATCAGCCGATAGGTGCGCTGGGCCATCACCTCGGGCGGGGCGGGTTCCTTGGCCTGGAGCCAGTTTTTGATAAGCCCCACGCAGCCAGACAGGCAAAAGGAATACCCGCTGTCCAGATCGGCCCGGTGATCCGGGTAGGCATCGGCCAGTACCTGCAGGCTGTAGCGGGAGAGGATGGCTTCGATCTGCAGCAAAAACGCCATGTCGCCGTGGGGACCCAGCAGTGCGGCGCAGATCTCGCGGTTTTCGGCCATCAGGGAAAACAGATCCCCCACCAGCGGGAAAATCTGCGCCTGGTGCGGGTCGATGGGGTGTGCCTGCACGGACGCCTCAATGCGTTCCAGCAGCTCGCCCTCGACGGAAGCCAGCATCTGGTCAATGTCGGTGTAGTGCAGGTAAAAGGTGGAACGGTTCACGTTGGCGTGGGCGACCAGCTCTTTTACGGTGATGTCGCCTGCGTTTTTCTCCTGCATCAGCTCGGCCAGGCCCTGGCGCAGCAGGGCACGGGTACGCAGGATGCGGCGGTCGGTTTTGGGTGCCGTCATAAGCGGAAAATCCTTTCCGGTGCGTTACAATTTCTATAATAGACATTATACGCCGAACCGGGGAGAAAAGCAACACGGTGTTGCATATCGGACGCCTTTTGCCGAAAATGCAGGGCAGCGGCCCGTCAACCAGACAACGCTTGCCATGCCGCAGAAATTGGCGTATATTGATGGTATAGACGTATCCGGGGGAGGAAACAGGACGATGGAAGCGAAGGATAAAATTATAGTGCGGGGCGAGCTGGCGTTGGTGCTGGCCGTGCTCATCAACAGCTTTGCAGTGGCCGTGACGGTGTATGCGGGGCTGGGCATTTCGCCGGTGTCCAGCTTCCCGTATGCGGTGTCGCTGGTATTTCCGTTTTTGACGCTGGGCACCTGGACGTACCTGTTCCAGGGCGTGCTGGTCATTACGTTGATGGTGCTGCGCAAACGGTTTGTGCCGTCGTACCTGTTCAGCTTTGTGGCGGGCTTTTTCTTCGGCAAGCTGCTGGATGTGTTTGGTGCGTGGCTGCCCTGCCTGCCCTACAGCTGGGGCTGGCGCATCTTCTACTTTGTGGCCAGCTGCCCGGTCATCGCGCTGGGCATTGCACTGTCCAACCGGTGCAAGCTGCCGATCATCCCGACGGATCTGTTTGCCCGGGACCTTTCGGAGATTATCCGCAAGCCTTACGCCAAGGTCAAGACGACCATGGACCTGACTTGCGTTGCGGTATCCATTGTGCTGACCGTAGTGGGTACCGGTACGCTGAAGGGAGTAGGCATCGGCACGGTGGTGGCTGCCCTGACCTATGGACGGACCGCTGGTT is a window encoding:
- a CDS encoding YihY/virulence factor BrkB family protein gives rise to the protein MKKKLQPAITLLQQYMAQDMTVYAGHATLFLLTAFFPLLMWLLVVVNTLPGFTVDSVVELFFRFLPDLPVIRDTIAGLITSMNENSNTFVASLAVITTLVSASSGMAAIQKGLQKLTPGSRRTMLDRLWAVVYTFAFLWLLLIVLFCQNLSPLLHWALSLLPWLSQSHLFLRLHSLVSFSALAAFGLSILTFVLIYTFVPGGRRRMRDQLPGALFTAVVWFVFSSIFTYYIRTSWKLSYIYGSLTSIILVILWLNVSINVMFLGAGVNGMRTCSRRNG
- a CDS encoding TetR/AcrR family transcriptional regulator is translated as MTAPKTDRRILRTRALLRQGLAELMQEKNAGDITVKELVAHANVNRSTFYLHYTDIDQMLASVEGELLERIEASVQAHPIDPHQAQIFPLVGDLFSLMAENREICAALLGPHGDMAFLLQIEAILSRYSLQVLADAYPDHRADLDSGYSFCLSGCVGLIKNWLQAKEPAPPEVMAQRTYRLIHNAMRGLCPGVEA
- a CDS encoding DUF6198 family protein; its protein translation is MEAKDKIIVRGELALVLAVLINSFAVAVTVYAGLGISPVSSFPYAVSLVFPFLTLGTWTYLFQGVLVITLMVLRKRFVPSYLFSFVAGFFFGKLLDVFGAWLPCLPYSWGWRIFYFVASCPVIALGIALSNRCKLPIIPTDLFARDLSEIIRKPYAKVKTTMDLTCVAVSIVLTVVGTGTLKGVGIGTVVAALTYGRTAGLIGNLIDKKFYFVSVLEK